The following proteins are co-located in the Chlorocebus sabaeus isolate Y175 chromosome 21, mChlSab1.0.hap1, whole genome shotgun sequence genome:
- the VIPR2 gene encoding vasoactive intestinal polypeptide receptor 2 isoform X7 → MVEDVPGFRRCLWLQQPGGREQDHVLYSGEGHLHPGLQCLSDVSCNRKHNSVPLQEAALHQELHPSEPVPVLHPESHLSAGQGRRSLLQFEHIALSQPAVLLGGLQAEPGLPAVLHHGQLLLAAGGGAVPPHPPGGGAPPRKVLPGLPPDRMGPPHRMHRCVDCSQALLRRHRVSPCPDRNLENGPGNIWQHEVLWKPGGYLVGRTGSVCGQPTATQEASGRFMGRNPMRLEYWRKPRAGDRNCWDTNDHSVPWWVIRIPISISIIVNFVLFISIIRILLQKLTSPDVGGNDQSQYKRLAKSTLLLIPLFGVHYMVFAVFPISISFKYQMLFELCLGSFQGLVVAVLYCFLNSEVSSWLPWNHVQVLSWFLKCCPACCRRPHTRLSSVGWTHCPGPHSSLCPHQRTHNDTGKPTLLGPASKPCRPSVHPK, encoded by the exons atCACGTTTTATATTCTGGTGAAGGCCATTTACACCCTGGGCTACAGTGTCTCTCTGATGTCTCTTGCAACAGGAAGCATAATTCTGTGCCTCTTCAG GAAGCTGCACTGCACCAGGAATTACATCCATCTGAACCTGTTCCTGTCCTTCATCCTGAGAGCCATCTCAGTGCTGGTCAAGGACGACGTTCTCTACTCCAGTTCGAGCACATTGCACTGTCCCAACCAGCCGTCCTCCTGG GTGGGCTGCAAGCTGAGCCTGGTCTTCCTGCAGTACTGCATCATGGCCAACTTCTTCTGGCTGCTGGTGGAGGGGCTGTACCTCCACACCCTCCTGGTGGCGGTGCTCCCCCCCGGAAGGTGCTTCCTGGCCTACCTCCTGATCGGATGGG GCCTCCCCACCGTATGCATCGGTGCGTGGACTGCAGCCAGGCTCTACTTAGAAGACACCGGGTGAGTCCATGCCCAGACCGCAACCTCGAAAATGGGCCCGGCAACATCTGGCAACACGAAGTCCTTTGGAAGCCAGGAGGTTACCTGGTTGGAAGGACAGGGAGCGTTTGCGGCCAACCGACAGCCACGCAGGAAGCTTCTGGGCGATTCATGGGGAGAAATCCTATGAGGTTGGAGTATTGGAGGAAGCCCCGTGCAGGAGACAGGAA TTGCTGGGATACAAACGACCACAGTGTGCCCTGGTGGGTCATACGAATACCGATTTCAATTTCCATCATT GTCAATTTTGTCCTTTTCATTAGTATTATACGAATTTTGCTGCAGAAGTTAACATCCCCGGATGTCGGTGGCAACGACCAGTCTCAGTACAA GAGGCTGGCCAAGTCCACGCTCCTGCTCATCCCACTGTTTGGCGTCCACTACATGGTGTTTGCCGTGTTTCCCATCAGCATCTCCTTCAAATACCAGATGCTGTTTGAACTGTGCCTCGGGTCGTTCCAG GGCCTGGTGGTGGCCGTCCTCTACTGTTTCCTGAACAGTGAGGTAAGTTCATGGCTGCCTTGGAACCACGTGCAGGTGCTCAGTTGGTTCCTGAAATGCTGCCCAGCCTGCTGCCGTCGTCCCCACACGCGCCTGTCTTCTGTGGGCTGGACTCACTGCCCAGGCCCCCACAGTTCTCTGTGTCCCCATCAGAGAACCCACAATGACACAGGCAAACCCACTCTTCTGGGCCCAGCTTCCAAACCCTGCCGTCCCTCTGTGCACCCCAAGTAG